From Cheilinus undulatus linkage group 18, ASM1832078v1, whole genome shotgun sequence, the proteins below share one genomic window:
- the rin3 gene encoding ras and Rab interactor 3 isoform X2, with product MMEASVVSTDTGLTSPLTGALDTPSITSVTPPSLPSSLPPARPCRPKPPPPPAPKSSQLPSAPPPPTSTPLSLLPASKPSLPLSPNPIPATNSSNTPPPSLPPPLSPAPASPAPLLPLQLNPASDPTPSLISPPLSAPLSPTISSVPPPNPPAVPPSSQTPSNLSPIDRLVGSASVWQPKGLGQEKITSILEKETSGAFLVHSTESEGVKLSVRLPDEDETPLLHNLQVKQHKAFLHLEGSSLVFDDIFKLISFYCVSRDILAVSLRLPQAITTATNKEELEVISAMGADFWTSDVNQQPMSKELDLDESHSRLFLYVNPVIVDETPNKDPNPSSISKPEIMTSQNIPVALQNGEAPQKVSTETKTTPNMEIKYKRPPPRPPSLSSGSGAGLLFSSPPMPHTLSVTTTAERKEEGRGGVGEREERKSMSTSPPPSRPPVPLQSRAAPPLPPAPLRRTSSRKGSDRDAAEGREREKGQNPAKKTEREGGGEAKTGSKSGLLSEHENSGQHKEEEEKKDEQENKEDKNKPPVIKKPSRPIPPPRRKPSSPDVPVQPNQAGGGGTNQSAGMRVPPPSPARRPDVSLYSPQGGAVLGTDPDSCSTSSTEEEGEQSQEHEQNPSRPSESRSPKVAVRRTPTTVMLDRARYRLSTVLTGLISHDRRLTQRIVELARDPLTYFGNLVKEHRAFTLETMSNHASSTELLQEIRQMVTQLKSYLLQSTELQAMLEPQQYTQDKLESIVEAAMCKSVLKPLREPIYQSLEKLHSNDNSLKQLAENQSIVLGSTTTALGITTAVPEASAMEKISIKLNNLHLEYSPQKKIEMLLKACKIIYDSMSVSSPGRAHGADDFLPVMMYVLARSNLSALQLDVEYMMELMDPSLALGEGSYYLTTTYGALEHIKTFDQQRSATRQLSREVQDSIHRWERRRTLNQERMAQGSVRDFLTVCCPEVGANSKTLGVLPTTTIQELAEQCAARFEQDSYILSVYMDGAQRPLAPAELAVSVKNSCQPGSYCFVYHPANQPIKQPPRSCPTDPPPAPPTQILTPADASAVDSEEAEEQSLISL from the exons CCTCACAAGCCCGCTGACAGGAGCACTCGACACTCCATCCATCACCTCCGTCACTCCACCTTCCCTGCCCTCCTCCCTGCCTCCAGCTCGACCATGTCGACCCAAaccgcctcctcctcctgcacCCAAATCCTCCCAGCtcccctctgctcctcctccgCCTACGTCCACTCCCCTGTCACTTCTTCCTGCCTCCAAACCTTCCCTCCCTCTATCCCCAAACCCTATACCTGCCACAAATTCATCCAACACTCCTCCCccatctctccctcctcctctctccccagCTCCAGCGTCTCCGGCACCTCTGCTCCCTCTCCAGCTGAATCCGGCCTCTGATCCGACTCCCTCTCttatttctcctcctctttctgctccttTATCGCCAACTATCTCATCTGTTCCTCCTCCCAATCCTCCTGCTGTCCCACCATCCTCCCAAACTCCCAGCAATCTGAGTCCGATTGATAGGCTGGTTGGGAGCGCCTCGGTGTGGCAGCCTAAAGGACTCGGCCAAGAGAAAATCACAAGTATACTGGAGAAAGAGACGTCTGGG GCGTTCCTGGTCCACAGCACAGAAAGCGAGGGTGTGAAGCTGTCAGTACGGCTGCCTGATGAAGATGAGACACCACTTTTACACAACCTGCAGGTCAAACAACACAAAGCAT TTCTCCACTTAGAAGGCTCCAGTCTGGTTTTCGATGACATCTTTAAACTGATCTCCTTCTACTGTGTCAGCAG GGACATCTTGGCTGTCTCACTGAGGTTACCACAGGCTATCACCACGGCAACCAATAAAGAAGAGCTGGAGGTCATCTCTGCTATGGGAGCAG ATTTCTGGACATCTGATGTGAACCAGCAGCCAATGAGCAAGGAGCTGGACTTGGATGAGAGCCACAGCAGACTGTTCTTGTATGTAAACCCAGTGATTGTAGATGAGACACCCAATAAAGACCCAAACCCCTCGTCTATCTCTAAACCTGAGATCATGACCAGTCAGAACATCCCAGTTGCTCTGCAGAACGGAGAAGCTCCACAGAAGGTCAGCACAGAGACTAAAACCACACCAAACATGGAGATAAAATACAAACGACCTCCGCCCAGACCCCCCAGCCTGAGCTCAGGGTCTGGGGCAggcctcctcttctcctctccccCCATGCCTCACACTTTATCTGTAACCACAACAGctgagagaaaagaggaaggaaGGGGAGGAGTaggggagagagaagagaggaagtCAATGTCAACATCACCTCCTCCGTCACGGCCTCCTGTTCCCCTGCAGAGCCGAGCcgctcctcctctgcctcctgctCCTCTCCGTCGCACCTCCTCCAGGAAAGGCAGTGACCGAGATGCTGCtgaagggagggagagagagaagggacaaaatcctgcaaagaaaacagagagagaggggggaggagaggCGAAAACTGGAAGTAAATCAGGTCTGCTGAGTGAACACGAGAACAGTGGCCAAcacaaagaggaggaagagaaaaaagacgagcaggaaaataaagaagacaaaaacaaaccgCCAGTAATCAAGAAACCGTCCCGTCCCATCCCTCCACCCAGGAGGAAACCATCCTCACCAGACGTACCTGTGCAGCCCAACcaggcaggaggaggaggaaccaATCAGAGCGCAGGGATGAGagtccctcctccctccccggCCCGACGGCCAGATGTGTCCCTGTACTCACCGCAGGGGGGAGCTGTGCTGGGAACAGACCCCGACTCatgctccaccagcagcacagaggaagaaggagagCAGAGCCAGGAGCACGAGCAGAACCCCAG CCGGCCTTCAGAGAGCCGCAGCCCCAAAGTGGCCGTCAGAAGAACTCCCACCACCGTGATGTTGGACCGAGCTCGATACCGCCTCTCCACCGTCCTCACCGGCCTCATCAGCCACGACCGCCGCCTCACTCAGCGCATCGTGGAGCTCGCCAGGGACCCTCTGACCTATTTTGGAAACCTG gtGAAAGAGCACCGAGCGTTCACCCTGGAGACCATGTCGAACCACGCGTCATCCACGGAGCTGCTACAGGAGATTAGACAGATGGTGACTCAGCTGAAGAGCTACCTGCTGCAGAGTACAGAGCTGCAAGCCATGCTGGAGCCACAGCAGTACACTCAGGACAAACTGG AGAGCATCGTAGAAGCAGCGATGTGTAAGAGCGTCCTGAAGCCGCTGAGGGAGCCGATTTATCAGAGTCTGGAGAAACTTCACTCCAACGACAACAGCCTCAAACAGCTGGCAGAGAACCAG TCCATTGTTCTCGGCAGCACCACCACAGCTTTAGGAATAACCACGGCCGTCCCAGAGGCCTCTGCTATGGAGAAGATCAGCATCAAATTGAACAACCTCCATCTGGAATATTCTCCACAGAAGAAGATCGAGATGCTGCTGAAAGCCTGCAAGATCATCTatgactccatgtctgtcagcAGTCCAG GGCGGGCCCACGGAGCTGATGACTTCCTGCCAGTAATGATGTACGTCCTGGCCAGATCCAATCTTTCCGCCCTGCAGCTGGATGTGGAGTACATGATGGAGCTGATGGACCCCTCTTTAGCACTGGGAGAAG gtTCTTATTACCTGACCACCACGTACGGCGCTCTGGAGCACATTAAGACCTTCGACCAGCAGAGGTCAGCGACGCGGCAGCTGAGCAGAGAGGTTCAGGACTCCATCCACCGCTGGGAGAGACGACGCACGCTCAACCAGGAGCGCATGGCCCAGGGATCTGTGCGG gacTTTTTAACCGTGTGTTGTCCTGAAGTTGGAGCCAACTCCAAGACTCTCGGCGTCCTCCCGACCACAACCATCCAGGAGCTGGCAGAGCAGTGTGCTGCACGCTTTGAACAAG aCTCGTACATACTCAGCGTGTACATGGACGGCGCCCAGCGCCCCCTGGCCCCCGCGGAGCTTGCCGTCAGCGTAAAGAACAGCTGTCAGCCTGGATCCTACTGCTTTGTCTATCACCCTGCCAACCAGCCAATCAAACAGCCCCCTCGCAGCTGCCCCACTGACCCACCCCCGGCTCCACCCACACAGATCCTTACCCCAGCTGATGCATCAGCCGTTGATAGTGAGGAGGCGGAGGAGCAGAGTCTGATTAGCTTGTAG
- the rin3 gene encoding ras and Rab interactor 3 isoform X1 — protein MMEASVVSTDTGLTSPLTGALDTPSITSVTPPSLPSSLPPARPCRPKPPPPPAPKSSQLPSAPPPPTSTPLSLLPASKPSLPLSPNPIPATNSSNTPPPSLPPPLSPAPASPAPLLPLQLNPASDPTPSLISPPLSAPLSPTISSVPPPNPPAVPPSSQTPSNLSPIDRLVGSASVWQPKGLGQEKITSILEKETSGAFLVHSTESEGVKLSVRLPDEDETPLLHNLQVKQHKAFLHLEGSSLVFDDIFKLISFYCVSSHPAKEQQDILAVSLRLPQAITTATNKEELEVISAMGADFWTSDVNQQPMSKELDLDESHSRLFLYVNPVIVDETPNKDPNPSSISKPEIMTSQNIPVALQNGEAPQKVSTETKTTPNMEIKYKRPPPRPPSLSSGSGAGLLFSSPPMPHTLSVTTTAERKEEGRGGVGEREERKSMSTSPPPSRPPVPLQSRAAPPLPPAPLRRTSSRKGSDRDAAEGREREKGQNPAKKTEREGGGEAKTGSKSGLLSEHENSGQHKEEEEKKDEQENKEDKNKPPVIKKPSRPIPPPRRKPSSPDVPVQPNQAGGGGTNQSAGMRVPPPSPARRPDVSLYSPQGGAVLGTDPDSCSTSSTEEEGEQSQEHEQNPSRPSESRSPKVAVRRTPTTVMLDRARYRLSTVLTGLISHDRRLTQRIVELARDPLTYFGNLVKEHRAFTLETMSNHASSTELLQEIRQMVTQLKSYLLQSTELQAMLEPQQYTQDKLESIVEAAMCKSVLKPLREPIYQSLEKLHSNDNSLKQLAENQSIVLGSTTTALGITTAVPEASAMEKISIKLNNLHLEYSPQKKIEMLLKACKIIYDSMSVSSPGRAHGADDFLPVMMYVLARSNLSALQLDVEYMMELMDPSLALGEGSYYLTTTYGALEHIKTFDQQRSATRQLSREVQDSIHRWERRRTLNQERMAQGSVRDFLTVCCPEVGANSKTLGVLPTTTIQELAEQCAARFEQDSYILSVYMDGAQRPLAPAELAVSVKNSCQPGSYCFVYHPANQPIKQPPRSCPTDPPPAPPTQILTPADASAVDSEEAEEQSLISL, from the exons CCTCACAAGCCCGCTGACAGGAGCACTCGACACTCCATCCATCACCTCCGTCACTCCACCTTCCCTGCCCTCCTCCCTGCCTCCAGCTCGACCATGTCGACCCAAaccgcctcctcctcctgcacCCAAATCCTCCCAGCtcccctctgctcctcctccgCCTACGTCCACTCCCCTGTCACTTCTTCCTGCCTCCAAACCTTCCCTCCCTCTATCCCCAAACCCTATACCTGCCACAAATTCATCCAACACTCCTCCCccatctctccctcctcctctctccccagCTCCAGCGTCTCCGGCACCTCTGCTCCCTCTCCAGCTGAATCCGGCCTCTGATCCGACTCCCTCTCttatttctcctcctctttctgctccttTATCGCCAACTATCTCATCTGTTCCTCCTCCCAATCCTCCTGCTGTCCCACCATCCTCCCAAACTCCCAGCAATCTGAGTCCGATTGATAGGCTGGTTGGGAGCGCCTCGGTGTGGCAGCCTAAAGGACTCGGCCAAGAGAAAATCACAAGTATACTGGAGAAAGAGACGTCTGGG GCGTTCCTGGTCCACAGCACAGAAAGCGAGGGTGTGAAGCTGTCAGTACGGCTGCCTGATGAAGATGAGACACCACTTTTACACAACCTGCAGGTCAAACAACACAAAGCAT TTCTCCACTTAGAAGGCTCCAGTCTGGTTTTCGATGACATCTTTAAACTGATCTCCTTCTACTGTGTCAGCAG CCATCCAGCTAAGGAACAGCA GGACATCTTGGCTGTCTCACTGAGGTTACCACAGGCTATCACCACGGCAACCAATAAAGAAGAGCTGGAGGTCATCTCTGCTATGGGAGCAG ATTTCTGGACATCTGATGTGAACCAGCAGCCAATGAGCAAGGAGCTGGACTTGGATGAGAGCCACAGCAGACTGTTCTTGTATGTAAACCCAGTGATTGTAGATGAGACACCCAATAAAGACCCAAACCCCTCGTCTATCTCTAAACCTGAGATCATGACCAGTCAGAACATCCCAGTTGCTCTGCAGAACGGAGAAGCTCCACAGAAGGTCAGCACAGAGACTAAAACCACACCAAACATGGAGATAAAATACAAACGACCTCCGCCCAGACCCCCCAGCCTGAGCTCAGGGTCTGGGGCAggcctcctcttctcctctccccCCATGCCTCACACTTTATCTGTAACCACAACAGctgagagaaaagaggaaggaaGGGGAGGAGTaggggagagagaagagaggaagtCAATGTCAACATCACCTCCTCCGTCACGGCCTCCTGTTCCCCTGCAGAGCCGAGCcgctcctcctctgcctcctgctCCTCTCCGTCGCACCTCCTCCAGGAAAGGCAGTGACCGAGATGCTGCtgaagggagggagagagagaagggacaaaatcctgcaaagaaaacagagagagaggggggaggagaggCGAAAACTGGAAGTAAATCAGGTCTGCTGAGTGAACACGAGAACAGTGGCCAAcacaaagaggaggaagagaaaaaagacgagcaggaaaataaagaagacaaaaacaaaccgCCAGTAATCAAGAAACCGTCCCGTCCCATCCCTCCACCCAGGAGGAAACCATCCTCACCAGACGTACCTGTGCAGCCCAACcaggcaggaggaggaggaaccaATCAGAGCGCAGGGATGAGagtccctcctccctccccggCCCGACGGCCAGATGTGTCCCTGTACTCACCGCAGGGGGGAGCTGTGCTGGGAACAGACCCCGACTCatgctccaccagcagcacagaggaagaaggagagCAGAGCCAGGAGCACGAGCAGAACCCCAG CCGGCCTTCAGAGAGCCGCAGCCCCAAAGTGGCCGTCAGAAGAACTCCCACCACCGTGATGTTGGACCGAGCTCGATACCGCCTCTCCACCGTCCTCACCGGCCTCATCAGCCACGACCGCCGCCTCACTCAGCGCATCGTGGAGCTCGCCAGGGACCCTCTGACCTATTTTGGAAACCTG gtGAAAGAGCACCGAGCGTTCACCCTGGAGACCATGTCGAACCACGCGTCATCCACGGAGCTGCTACAGGAGATTAGACAGATGGTGACTCAGCTGAAGAGCTACCTGCTGCAGAGTACAGAGCTGCAAGCCATGCTGGAGCCACAGCAGTACACTCAGGACAAACTGG AGAGCATCGTAGAAGCAGCGATGTGTAAGAGCGTCCTGAAGCCGCTGAGGGAGCCGATTTATCAGAGTCTGGAGAAACTTCACTCCAACGACAACAGCCTCAAACAGCTGGCAGAGAACCAG TCCATTGTTCTCGGCAGCACCACCACAGCTTTAGGAATAACCACGGCCGTCCCAGAGGCCTCTGCTATGGAGAAGATCAGCATCAAATTGAACAACCTCCATCTGGAATATTCTCCACAGAAGAAGATCGAGATGCTGCTGAAAGCCTGCAAGATCATCTatgactccatgtctgtcagcAGTCCAG GGCGGGCCCACGGAGCTGATGACTTCCTGCCAGTAATGATGTACGTCCTGGCCAGATCCAATCTTTCCGCCCTGCAGCTGGATGTGGAGTACATGATGGAGCTGATGGACCCCTCTTTAGCACTGGGAGAAG gtTCTTATTACCTGACCACCACGTACGGCGCTCTGGAGCACATTAAGACCTTCGACCAGCAGAGGTCAGCGACGCGGCAGCTGAGCAGAGAGGTTCAGGACTCCATCCACCGCTGGGAGAGACGACGCACGCTCAACCAGGAGCGCATGGCCCAGGGATCTGTGCGG gacTTTTTAACCGTGTGTTGTCCTGAAGTTGGAGCCAACTCCAAGACTCTCGGCGTCCTCCCGACCACAACCATCCAGGAGCTGGCAGAGCAGTGTGCTGCACGCTTTGAACAAG aCTCGTACATACTCAGCGTGTACATGGACGGCGCCCAGCGCCCCCTGGCCCCCGCGGAGCTTGCCGTCAGCGTAAAGAACAGCTGTCAGCCTGGATCCTACTGCTTTGTCTATCACCCTGCCAACCAGCCAATCAAACAGCCCCCTCGCAGCTGCCCCACTGACCCACCCCCGGCTCCACCCACACAGATCCTTACCCCAGCTGATGCATCAGCCGTTGATAGTGAGGAGGCGGAGGAGCAGAGTCTGATTAGCTTGTAG